Genomic window (Chondrocystis sp. NIES-4102):
CACCAGAATTAGAATTACCCCAATTAATTCGTTTAGTAATTATTGGCGGGGAAGTAGTTAACCCTAAGCAAGTAGTAATATGGAATCAATTGGTAGGAGATAGTTGTCAATTAATTAATACTTATGGTCCTACAGAAACCACCGTTGTTGCAACTAGTTATCTTGTTCCCCCTCAGCTAGATAATTTATCGAGTATTCCTATAGGGAAGCCATTACCTAATGTAGAGACTTATATTTTAGATCGATTCTTGCAACCAGTTCCTCTAGGGGTAGCAGGGGATTTATATATTGGTGGTGCAGGTTTAGCACGAGGTTATTTAAATCATGATGACTTTATTGATCATCTTTATAAAACAGGAGATAAAGCCCGTTACTTACCCTGCGGTAATTTAGAATTTTTGGGGCGTGAGGATAATCAAGTTAAAATTAGAGGGTTTCGGGTTGAATTAACAGAAATTACTAAGCGATTACAGGAACATCCCGCAGTTAAACAAGCAGTAGTGGTATTTAGAAATGAGGAAAGTAAGTTAATTGCTTATCTGGTTGTAAAAGATAGGGATGAACATCAAGCAATTAAATTTAGAAGTTATCTTAAAAAACAACTACCCGAATATGCCATTCCCTCCGCCTTTATCTTTTTAGATGTCTTCCCCTTAACTGTCAATGGCAAAATAGATTACCATAACCTACCCACAGCAAAGATAGTAAACTCGGAAATCAAACCGAATTATGTTGCACCTCGTACTGCTATGGAGATACAAATAGCCAAAATATGGCAGGAGGTATTAGGTGTAGATAATGTAGGAATCTATGATAACTTCTTTGAATTGGGGGGGCATTCACTATTAATTGTCAATTTATTTACCCGTATGGGTATGGATGTACCTTTTCAATATCTGTTTGATGCACCTATTTTAATTGATTTTGTCGCCAAGCTTACCGAGACGTTACCAGAGAGAAATAGAGGTTTGGATTTAAATCAAGAGGCTGTGTTAGATAGTGATATTTGTTTAGGGGATAGTAAGTATGGAGATAAAACAAATAATATTTTGCTAACGGGGGCGACAGGATTTTTAGGATCATTCCTTTTAGCAGAACTTTTACAACAAACCTCAGGGGATATATATTGTCTAGTCAGGGCGAAGAATGAGGAATTGGGGAAAGAGAAAATCAAGCGATCGCTCTGTAGTTATTCTCTGTGGCAAGATAGTTATAGTGAGAGAATTATTGCTGTAGTTGGTGATTTATCCCAACCCTATTTAGGGCTTTCGGGGATAAAATATCAATCTTTAGCCAAATCAATCGATCTTATTTATCATAATGGGGCTTGGGTACACCATGCGATGCCCTATTCTTCCCTCAAAGCAACTAATGTTTTAGGTACTAAGGAGATATTAAGATTAGCGGTTAGTTATAGAATTAAACCCGTTCATTTTATTTCCACAATTAGTGTTTTTTCTGGGGTTAATAATTCCCATAGTCAGATAGTTACAGAAACAAGCAAGATCGATAATTTTACAGCCCCTGCAGGTGGTTATGTACAGAGTAAATGGGTTGCGGATAAATTAGTTAGTTTAGCAAGCGATCGCGGTATCCCCGTTACTATTTATCGCCCTGGTGGGATATCGGGGGATAGTCAGACGGGAGTGTTTAACCCTAATGATTTTTTATACAGGTTATTAATTGGTTGTATTGAATTGGGTGCAATTATAGAAGGGGATGTTTTAGATAGTTTAATACCTGTAGACTATATCAGTCGGGCAATTGTCAGTCTTTCCTTGCAACCAGCATCTTTAGGTAAGGTTTTTCATTTAGTTAATTCCCAACGTCTAGATTTTAAGATCCTCATTAGTTTAATTCGCGGTTTTGGTTATCAGATAGAAGCAGTTAATCAACAACAATGGCAAGCTAAATTAGGTGCTATTGCCCAAAATATGCCCGAACATCCTTTATATCCCTTGATTTCTTTGTTGGATTCCTCCACAGATGAGCAAGCTACGATTTCCTTAAAATATGATACCCAGGCTACCCTAAAAGCTTTAGCCAAAATAGGTATTGCTTGTCCGTCGCTGGATGCAAAACTACTCCATACCTATTTATCTTATCTCCATCACAATGGGTGGTTAAAACAGCCTCGAAAAGTGAGTATTTAGAATCAATTTATCTCCATAAAAAAATTATGACTTTGATCACGGCAGATATATATTTAGAACAATTCATAGCGCAATATGGCGATCGCACTAAAACATCCAAGCAATTAACCCAAACCTATCGCCCAACTTTAGCAGATCCCAGGGTATCAGCAGGGTTTAGTTTACCTTTAAAAGAGATTTGTTATCCCATCGTGGCGCAAAAATCCTTAGGTTCAAAAATTTGGGATGTGGATGGGAATGAATATATTGATTTGATTATGGGGTTTGGAATTAATCTTTTAGGACATAATCCTCCTATGATTAAACAAGCCATTATTGAACAATTGGATCAGGGAATGGCAATAGGAGTACAAACCCAATTAGCAGGAGAAGTCGCCGAGTTAATTAAGGAATTGACGGGGATGGCAAGAGTTACCCTGAGTAATACTGGCACAGAAGCAGTAATTACAGCTATTCGTCTTGCTAGGGCTGCTACAGGGCGCGATAAGATAGCTATCTTTTCTGGTTCTTATCATGGACATTTGGATGCTACCTTAGTTGATATGCGGGAAATTGACGGTAGTTTCCAAACAATTGCTAAAGCAGATGGTATTCCCCAGGGGGTGGTTAAGGATACTCTAGTTTTAGATTATGGTAATTATGATAGTCTCGAAGTAATTAGAAACCACTCAAGGGAATTAGCTGCGGTATTGGTTGAACCTGTACAGAGTTGTCGTCCCAACTTGCAACCAAAAGAATTTCTGCAACAATTGCGTGTTTTAACCGAAGAATTAGGAATTGTGCTAATTTTTGACGAAATGATCACGGGTTTTCGGGTACACCAAGGCGGGGCGCAAGCTTGGTTTGAAGTAGAAGCGGATATTGCTACCTATGGCAAAATTGTCGGCGGTGGTTTACCTATTGGGGTAATTGCAGGGAAGGCAGAGTATTTAGATAAAATTGATGGGGGAATGTGGAATTATGGCGATCGCTCTTTTCCCGAAGTAAAAACTACTTTTTTTGCTGGTACTTATTGCAAACATCCCCTCTCCCTGGCTGCTGCTAAAGCGATGTTAACCTATCTTAAAGCTGAAGGTAATAGTTTACAAAGGGAATTAGGCGATCGCACTACTAAGTTTGTTGGGGAAATAAATAGTTGTTTTGCTAAATTTGAATTGCCTATTGTAATGGCTAATTTTGGTTCTTGTTTTGATGCGGTTTTAGATTATAATTCCCTACCCAATACTGCTATTGATTCTGTTGATTTGGGTATTGATTTATTGTCCTATCATTTGTTGCACCGTGGCGTATTAATTCGCGCTGGTAGTGGTTGTTTATCCACCGCCCATACTGATAGTCAACTTGATTATGTAGTCTCTGCAATTGAAGATAGTTTAAAGGATTTGAGACGGGTAGATCTACTTTAATTAAATAGAAAATATGAAAATTAAACCAATTGAACGTATCCATCAACCGACAATAACTGAATTTCAACAATATGTAATGGAAAATCAGCCAGTTGTGATTACAGGTGTTGCTAATAAGTGGCACGCTTATAGTAATTGGACACCAGCCAGTTTTCAGCAGATGTTTGGGGATATAAAAGTACCTTTGAGGCAAAGTGATAATGAATTAGATGTATTTTTTGGTAAGGAAAATCAGCAGAAGTTTTTAAGTTTTTCCCAGTATATAGATTTAATTTTACACTGGAATAATCCTCAGCAAAGACCGCCCTATTTTGGTAATATTTTCCTCAATGATCCTGAAATTGAATCTTTAGTCGAACCTATTTTACATGACTTTGATTTCCCTAATTATTTTAGTGATAGCGTGAGGAATGATTTACATTTATGGATTGGTGCAGCCGAACAAAAATCAACTATTCATAATGATAATTATCAAAATCTTAATGCTCAAATTTATGGCAAGAAAGCCTTTTTATTGTTTTCTCCCGCACAACATCCTTTACTTTATCCTGTAAAAATTGATGCTGAATTATGGTCTAGTCCTATTGATCCACAAAATCCCAATTTAAAAAAATATCCCCTCTACGATCGCACTGTGGGGATGGAAGCTATATTAGAACCAGGAGAAATTCTATTTATTCCCCTTTTTTGGTGGCATCAAGCAAGGGCAATTACCACAGCAATTAATCTAAATATGTGGGCATTTACTAACAAGATTAGTGAATACTGGAATGAAGATAATCTAACATTTAGAAGTTGTGTTGAGAGTGGGAAGTAATGATTAATAGTATTTCTCGTCAGCGTCTATTAAAATTAATTGCCATTGTCCTAATTACTAGTTTAATTATCATTACCTTTAATAATTATTTAAACCCAAGTAAACCCCCACAACTATTTACAAATCTAACAGAATACCGTGTTATCAAAGACGCGATCGCAACTGTAAAAGTCCCTCAAAAGCCAGAAAGAATAATAACTCTACATGGTACAGCTTTAGAAAGTGTTTTAGCTTTAGGGGAAAAACCAGTAGGTACAACTTTAAATGGCGATCGCCAAAGTCAACCTGATTTTATCAAAGATAAATTGCCTGATGTAGAAATTTTAGGCTCTTTTGGTGAACCAAACCTAGAAAAAGTTTTACTTTTAAAACCCGATCTAATTTTGGATTTAGATATAGCTAGTATCTACCCTCAGCTATCGCAAATTGCCCCAACTATAGTTACAGAATACAACCCAACTAATAGTTGGCAACCTAATTTAGAAATATACGCCCAAGCATTAGGTAAGCCAGAATTAGCCAAAGAAGTTATTACTAATTATTACAACAGATTGGAAAAATTAAAAACAGCAATCAAGCAAAAAAACAAATCCTTAACAGTTTCAGTAGTTCGGATCTATCCCCAAGCAATCACTTTTTATCAACCAGATTCTTTTTGTGGTTCAATTTTAAAAGATGCAGGTTTATCTCGCCCCCCCTTACAAAATCAAACAGGAGGACAACTATTAATAAGTCAAGAATTAATTAGTCAGGCAGATGCAGATATTATTTTTTATTGGGCTTATGGAGATGATTATCACAGTAAGAGCGAGCGTTTACAAAATAGTCTACAAAAAATAACCTCTGATCCATTATGGCAACAATTAAAAGCTGTCAAGCAAGGAAAAGTTTATCAAGTACCAGATTATTGGATTGGTTATGGTGCTTTAGCTGCCAATGCTGTAATTGATGATTTATATAAATATATCCTTGATCAATAAATTTTGAAACTACCAACAATTCCTCATAATCTTCGTCCTTTTATTACTATTTGGTTTGGTCAATTAATTTCAATTTTAGGTTCAGAAATAACCGACTTTGCTATTACTATCTGGGCTTGGGAAATTACAGGCAAAGCAACACCTTTATCCTTAATCATGCTGTGTGGCAAAGTTCCTAGTATTTTAGCAGCTATCTTTGCAGGGACATTAGTTGACCGCTATAATCGGAAGTTTTTAATGTTTTTTGGTGATACAGCTTCTTGTATTTCAACTATCTTTTTACTCATCCTTTTATTAAGCAATCGTTTAGAAATTTGGCACTTATATATAACCGCTATAATCAATGGTCTATTTGGCTATTTTCAAGATTTAGCCTATTCCTCTTCCCTCTCCCTGCTTGTTCCCAAACAACACTATACTAGAGCAACAGTACTAAACGATTATGTTAGTGGTTTTGGTGCAAATATTATCGCCCCAGCCTTAGCAGGAGGACTATATTATCTAATCGGCTTATCAGGAATTATGGTAATCGATTTAATTACTTTTTTAATAGCTATTTACTTATTATCCCTAGTAAAAATCCCTCAGCCAACTAATAATAATCCAGATAATAATATATGGCAAAACTTAACTTTAGGATTTCGCTACATCATCCAACGCAAAAGTTTACTAATGATGGTTATCTTTCTAATCATTTTCTACTTTATAGATCGCGTCATTTCGGGTATCGAATCACCGATGATTTTAGCCCGAAGTGGCAATAATACGGCGATTTTTGCCAGTGTTCATACCGCTACTGCCATTGGTGGGGCAATTGGGGGTATATTACTGAGTATTTGGGGAGGGTTCAAACTACGTATACACGGTGTTCTACTCGGTACAATTCTAACATTTACCAGCGCGATCGCTTTTGGAATAACTAATACTCCCCCCCTGTGGCTAATTACTACTTTTTTTGCTGCTTTATTTTGGCCCATTATCGGTAGTTCAGAAAATGCCATCTGGTTAGAAAAAATCCCCCCAGAAATTCAAGGGAGAGTCTTTGCAGCCCGTTTTCTCATGACTCAGATACCCCTCCCCATTGCTTTAGGAATGACAGGCATTTTAGCCGATCGCCTGTTTGAACCAGCTATGTCATCTAATGGCAGTTTAGCCCCACTTTTAGGTAGTTTATTTGGTACTGGTTTGGGTGCTGGTATGGCAGTTCAATATACGCTATTTGCCTGTTTTGGGGTAATTCTGGGTTTAAGTGGTTATGCCTTTAATCAATTGCGCAACATTGAAAAGATTTTACCCGATGCAGATATCAATAACTAATCTAAAATCAGTCTTATTTACAATTACTTTAGTTCTAGTATTACTATTAGGACAAAACAACCTACTGAGTAAAAACCATACCGAAATCCTTTGGGATACCTATGGTATACCGCATATATACGGAATTAACCAGCAAAGCAGCTTCCAAGCTTTCGGTTGGGCGCAAATGCACAGCCACGGTAATTTAATTTTACGTCTTTACGGTCAAGCAAGGGGTAGGGCAGCCGAATATTGGGGCAAAGACTATCTAGAGTCGGATCAATGGGTGGTGAGAATGGGTATCCCCCAAAGGGCTAAAACTTGGTATGCCCAACAAGACCCCACTTTTCGTAGTTATTTAGATGCCTTTGCCACAGGAGTTAACACCTATGCCCAACAACATCCAGAACTAATAGAAACGGAAGTAAAAGCCGTCCTACCCATCACAGGAGAAGATATCATTGCCCACGCCCAAAGGGTACTTAACTTTACTTTTGTAGTTGACCCTCAAACAGTTAATACCCTAGAAGATAAATATAAAAAACAATACAAAGGTTCTAATGGGTGGGCGATCGCGCCATCTCGATCCAAAAGTGGTAATGCAATGTTACTAGCAAATCCCCATTTACCATGGTCGGATTTATTCCTGTGGTATGAAGCCCAAATCACCGCCCCAGGTATAGATGCCTATGGTGCAACGTTAGTAGGTATTCCAGTTTTAGCGATCGCTTTTAACGATCATCTAGGCTGGACTCATACCGTTAATACCTTTGATGGTTGGGACTTATACAAGTTAACCCTTGAGGGGGAAGGATATCTATTTGATGGTCAAGTACGGAATTTTGAACGCCAAACCACCCAAATAAAAATCAAACAACCAGACGGCACAATAAGAACAGAAGAACTAATATTACAAAACTCAATTCATGGTGCAGTAATTAAACAAGAAAACAATCAAGCCTTCGCCCTGAGAGTTGTAGGTTTAGACCGCCCAGGAGTCCTTAAACAATGGTGGGATATGGCACAAACCAGCAATTTAACAGAATTTGAAAACGTATTAAAACGCTTGCAACTGCCCATGTTTACGGTAATGTATGCCGATCGCGACGGACATATTATGCACCTATTCAATGGTCAAGTACCCATTCGTCAACAAGGAGATTTCGCTTATTGGCAAGGCATTATCCCTGGCGACACTTCCGCTACCCTCTGGACAGAAATACATCCCTATCAAGATTTACCCCGTATCGTCGATCCTCCTAGTGGTTGGTTACAAAATGCCAACGATCCACCCTGGACAACCACATTTCCGACTGCTATCTCCCCCGAAGACTATCCCCCCTACATCGCCCCCCAAGAAATGACTTTTCGCCCTCAACGATCCGCAAAGATGCTGATGGAAGATGATTCAATTTCCCTCGAAGAAATGATCGAAGATAAACATTCAACCCACATGGAAATTGCCGATCGCCTTTTAGATGACTTACTACCAGCCCTACACCAAGAAAAAAGTTCTTTCGCCCTCCAAGTTGCCAATGTGCTAGAAAAATGGGACAGACAAACCAATGCAGATAGTAAAGGGGCTGTCCTCTTCGCTGCTTGGTTAGAAACCATAGACTGGGATACTCTATTTACCCAACCCTGGCAAAAAACCTCCCCTCTAACTACCCCCGATGGTTTAGCCAACCCACAACAAGCAGTTAAATCCTTGCTCACAGTAGCCAAGAAAATACAACAAGATTACGGAGCGATCGATATTCCCTGGGGACAAGTGTATCGTCTACAGTACGGCAATACCAATTTACCTGCCAATGGTGGTGCTGGATACCTCGGCATATTTCGAGTAGTTAACTTTGCGCCGATAGAAGATAAACAGTTTCAAGCATTTGAAGGAGATTCCTTTGTAGCAGCCATTGAATTTTCCCAACCTGTTAAAGCAATGGCACTAACCACCTATGGCAATAGCACCCAACCCAATAATCAATTCAAGCAACAGATAAAACTCTTTACCCAACAACAACTACGTCCCGTTTGGCGATCGCAGGGGCAAGTAAAGGCACATACTCAACTTGTCACTGATCTAGATCATATATATTTTGGGTACTCTAAGTAATACTTGTGGCGAGGTATTGTGTATTTTTAGCTAAGGATGAAACTTTTACTATTCAAAGTTATCTTAAAACGTCGTGCTAGGGATGAAGGTTTTACCCTACCGATGGTTATTGCTTTAGGGTTAATTATGCTTCTATTGGGCGCAGTAAGTATTGTTAAATCTAGCGAAGAAAATCTTAATACCATCTCTCAAAATAGTGCTTCTGATGCTCTAGCTGTGGCTGAAGTTGGTATTACTAAATATCGAGAACTATTAAATCAAAATCGTATCTTAACTGTTTATAATCACGAGCAGTGGAATAGCAACAGTGTACCAGTAAATCTATTAAATAATGGTATAACTCAAAACGTCAATGTGATTGGACAAACGTGTGATAATCTTACCACCACCCCCCCAGGCTGGAAAGATGGAGGTAGAGCAGCAGCAGCCAACGATACAAGTAAATGGTGGAGAGTAGAAGAAAACATAGATCCAAATCCTGGAGATGATTTAATTGGGGAATATCGTTTAGTTAGCTACGAGTATGATATTTTCGACAGTGACGATAATGGCGATTTTAGTGTTAGTAGTGATGCCAATAGAGATGATGATCCTGGCAACTCCGCCCGTAGTGTTGCTGCCAATAGTATTACCGACGAAAACGATCGCAATGATGATGGCAACAGTGATGCTAAAGGCATCTTAACCGTAAAAGGCAGAAGTCGTGACGGTAGCGAAGCTCAAATAAGAACAGAAATACCCCTGCGTATTAACGATTTAGCTAATTTTGCTCCTGTCTTATGGGTAGGAAGTGGCGCAATTTCTAGCCCTGGGACGTTAAATATTCCTACTTCTAGTACTAATCCAGGTAATATCGTCTTAAGAAGTTCTGGTACTGGATGTACTGTACCTAATCCTATAGCTGGTAATAGTAATGTGATTACAGATCCTCGTAATTTACCTGCTATTATATCTGTCCCCACAGATCCAAATAAAAAAAATGTTCTTGCTAATATGAGTAGTACGGATCCAAATCTACTTTTTCCCAACCCTCCAGTACCTGGAATAGATCCAGCACTACTTCTTCCCATATCTCCTCCTCCACCTCCAGCACCTCCAACACCCCCAGCTAACAGAGATGATTCACGTCGCTTTTTCTATGAAGTTACCAATGATGTAAATATAAATAACAATGATCTCCTGACAGATGGTACGGCTGATGCAACTTTATACGTTAGAGGGAATATAAATATTACAGGTGCTGCTGATATTCCTGCAACTGGTACTACTCCTGCAATAGATAATACCCTCACCATTGGCAACACTGA
Coding sequences:
- a CDS encoding amino acid adenylation domain protein, which translates into the protein MRLCVKQNMNKKNIENIYPLTPMQQGILFHTLNAPDRGLYIIQSSYKLKNLINITAFKEAWQKVIDHNPILRTSFHWQQYQEPFQVVYKQVQLPWQEIQLKQGETLATWLEKDRQAGFNLNQAPLIRLSLIYLDNNTYQFIWSCHHLILDGWSTALILKQLLDSYQAIITDKPISLTPTRPYGDYVAWLRAQETSAAKTYWQTTLQGFTKPTPLQEGKWETKNTDKQGEKSLKISKETTQIIKAWARSHNLTVNTLIRGAWALLLSRYSGEDDIVFGATSSGRPPNLVGSSAMVGLFINTLPVRVKVDADQSLIGWLQTLQSQQSQAQQYEYTPLIQVQQWSDLSGDLPLFNSILVFENYPVDASIAEFGLAMEITETQSIESTHYPLTISAGLSEELFLEILYDRSLFSDSIIDLILGNLQHILEQFCTSPQASLKDLSLLRIDGQSNQVDYPDFCIHQLFEQQAAKTPDAVAVVFQQAQLTYQQLNQRAQELASYLQCLGVKPDVIVGIYLERSIEVIVAILAILKAGGAYLPLDPTYPQASLDYLLEDAQIAIILTTSSLKSCLTSKEIICLDQPQRSLSIPNQLSTPTPKNLAYIIYTSGSTGKPKGVAIAHSSLVNFATAATSVYGIKPQDVILQFASLSFDASIEEIFPILITGGTLVLRTPDMGYSPSKLLQKCDRYGITILDLPTAFWHLLVDELAKTPELELPQLIRLVIIGGEVVNPKQVVIWNQLVGDSCQLINTYGPTETTVVATSYLVPPQLDNLSSIPIGKPLPNVETYILDRFLQPVPLGVAGDLYIGGAGLARGYLNHDDFIDHLYKTGDKARYLPCGNLEFLGREDNQVKIRGFRVELTEITKRLQEHPAVKQAVVVFRNEESKLIAYLVVKDRDEHQAIKFRSYLKKQLPEYAIPSAFIFLDVFPLTVNGKIDYHNLPTAKIVNSEIKPNYVAPRTAMEIQIAKIWQEVLGVDNVGIYDNFFELGGHSLLIVNLFTRMGMDVPFQYLFDAPILIDFVAKLTETLPERNRGLDLNQEAVLDSDICLGDSKYGDKTNNILLTGATGFLGSFLLAELLQQTSGDIYCLVRAKNEELGKEKIKRSLCSYSLWQDSYSERIIAVVGDLSQPYLGLSGIKYQSLAKSIDLIYHNGAWVHHAMPYSSLKATNVLGTKEILRLAVSYRIKPVHFISTISVFSGVNNSHSQIVTETSKIDNFTAPAGGYVQSKWVADKLVSLASDRGIPVTIYRPGGISGDSQTGVFNPNDFLYRLLIGCIELGAIIEGDVLDSLIPVDYISRAIVSLSLQPASLGKVFHLVNSQRLDFKILISLIRGFGYQIEAVNQQQWQAKLGAIAQNMPEHPLYPLISLLDSSTDEQATISLKYDTQATLKALAKIGIACPSLDAKLLHTYLSYLHHNGWLKQPRKVSI
- a CDS encoding aminotransferase class-III — encoded protein: MVKTASKSEYLESIYLHKKIMTLITADIYLEQFIAQYGDRTKTSKQLTQTYRPTLADPRVSAGFSLPLKEICYPIVAQKSLGSKIWDVDGNEYIDLIMGFGINLLGHNPPMIKQAIIEQLDQGMAIGVQTQLAGEVAELIKELTGMARVTLSNTGTEAVITAIRLARAATGRDKIAIFSGSYHGHLDATLVDMREIDGSFQTIAKADGIPQGVVKDTLVLDYGNYDSLEVIRNHSRELAAVLVEPVQSCRPNLQPKEFLQQLRVLTEELGIVLIFDEMITGFRVHQGGAQAWFEVEADIATYGKIVGGGLPIGVIAGKAEYLDKIDGGMWNYGDRSFPEVKTTFFAGTYCKHPLSLAAAKAMLTYLKAEGNSLQRELGDRTTKFVGEINSCFAKFELPIVMANFGSCFDAVLDYNSLPNTAIDSVDLGIDLLSYHLLHRGVLIRAGSGCLSTAHTDSQLDYVVSAIEDSLKDLRRVDLL
- a CDS encoding transcription factor jumonji jmjC domain protein yields the protein MKIKPIERIHQPTITEFQQYVMENQPVVITGVANKWHAYSNWTPASFQQMFGDIKVPLRQSDNELDVFFGKENQQKFLSFSQYIDLILHWNNPQQRPPYFGNIFLNDPEIESLVEPILHDFDFPNYFSDSVRNDLHLWIGAAEQKSTIHNDNYQNLNAQIYGKKAFLLFSPAQHPLLYPVKIDAELWSSPIDPQNPNLKKYPLYDRTVGMEAILEPGEILFIPLFWWHQARAITTAINLNMWAFTNKISEYWNEDNLTFRSCVESGK
- a CDS encoding iron(III) dicitrate-binding periplasmic protein; translated protein: MINSISRQRLLKLIAIVLITSLIIITFNNYLNPSKPPQLFTNLTEYRVIKDAIATVKVPQKPERIITLHGTALESVLALGEKPVGTTLNGDRQSQPDFIKDKLPDVEILGSFGEPNLEKVLLLKPDLILDLDIASIYPQLSQIAPTIVTEYNPTNSWQPNLEIYAQALGKPELAKEVITNYYNRLEKLKTAIKQKNKSLTVSVVRIYPQAITFYQPDSFCGSILKDAGLSRPPLQNQTGGQLLISQELISQADADIIFYWAYGDDYHSKSERLQNSLQKITSDPLWQQLKAVKQGKVYQVPDYWIGYGALAANAVIDDLYKYILDQ
- a CDS encoding hypothetical protein (similar to macrolide efflux protein); translated protein: MKLPTIPHNLRPFITIWFGQLISILGSEITDFAITIWAWEITGKATPLSLIMLCGKVPSILAAIFAGTLVDRYNRKFLMFFGDTASCISTIFLLILLLSNRLEIWHLYITAIINGLFGYFQDLAYSSSLSLLVPKQHYTRATVLNDYVSGFGANIIAPALAGGLYYLIGLSGIMVIDLITFLIAIYLLSLVKIPQPTNNNPDNNIWQNLTLGFRYIIQRKSLLMMVIFLIIFYFIDRVISGIESPMILARSGNNTAIFASVHTATAIGGAIGGILLSIWGGFKLRIHGVLLGTILTFTSAIAFGITNTPPLWLITTFFAALFWPIIGSSENAIWLEKIPPEIQGRVFAARFLMTQIPLPIALGMTGILADRLFEPAMSSNGSLAPLLGSLFGTGLGAGMAVQYTLFACFGVILGLSGYAFNQLRNIEKILPDADINN
- a CDS encoding peptidase S45, penicillin amidase, whose amino-acid sequence is MQISITNLKSVLFTITLVLVLLLGQNNLLSKNHTEILWDTYGIPHIYGINQQSSFQAFGWAQMHSHGNLILRLYGQARGRAAEYWGKDYLESDQWVVRMGIPQRAKTWYAQQDPTFRSYLDAFATGVNTYAQQHPELIETEVKAVLPITGEDIIAHAQRVLNFTFVVDPQTVNTLEDKYKKQYKGSNGWAIAPSRSKSGNAMLLANPHLPWSDLFLWYEAQITAPGIDAYGATLVGIPVLAIAFNDHLGWTHTVNTFDGWDLYKLTLEGEGYLFDGQVRNFERQTTQIKIKQPDGTIRTEELILQNSIHGAVIKQENNQAFALRVVGLDRPGVLKQWWDMAQTSNLTEFENVLKRLQLPMFTVMYADRDGHIMHLFNGQVPIRQQGDFAYWQGIIPGDTSATLWTEIHPYQDLPRIVDPPSGWLQNANDPPWTTTFPTAISPEDYPPYIAPQEMTFRPQRSAKMLMEDDSISLEEMIEDKHSTHMEIADRLLDDLLPALHQEKSSFALQVANVLEKWDRQTNADSKGAVLFAAWLETIDWDTLFTQPWQKTSPLTTPDGLANPQQAVKSLLTVAKKIQQDYGAIDIPWGQVYRLQYGNTNLPANGGAGYLGIFRVVNFAPIEDKQFQAFEGDSFVAAIEFSQPVKAMALTTYGNSTQPNNQFKQQIKLFTQQQLRPVWRSQGQVKAHTQLVTDLDHIYFGYSK